atgatcaaaGGACATTCTATCAACCTACTCCAGCTTTTTGATGTCCCTCAGAAGTTCAAGGTTATGAGCTTAATGGtagaaacaatcaagaggacagctgcagatcagaagaggagctgtgggtatgctccacacattcaggagctcgtcaactccaagatgggcacaggtacatacttgttggacaaggagcacctTCCTCTGCATCCTGACTTTGAAGACAATactgttgtgatgaatgaggaagAACCCACATCTGTTCAAGCACAGGAGAAGAGAGCCAAAGCAAAGGCTGAAAAAgctgccaagatgccaagtgttgaagaggcatctcaagttttcctgaagagcaagcaagatcagcttggatatctgatccaatccaccttaaggattgagaagggcttggccaccctgactcaaaaccaggagagcttggagaggaacattgagcagaaattctatgatcttgatgtcaaggtaactgagattcaaacagcagttgagcagcttcaggagaaagcagaagagaagagaggcaaggcaactactgatgcatttgagcgagtgcctagaggacagaggtctgctgcagtacCAGTGAGAGATTCCAGAGCtacagcaccagcagctacaacTCCAGTACCACCTCCaacagccactccaccagctccaactacatccacagatgccttcgtccttggagttctctctacaccgcctcccgaagaccaagcctgagagccGCATAGTACTATACATacttgaactttttggtaacttgttgccaaagggggagacatatgtatagatcataggcttcgagaaaGTGTCTTGTTTTTTTTAtctttttatctctcttgcttttggttgaactttttgattgtgtgcttgtgtgagataccttatgtccttgtgagatacttgtatgatcatgtgattgatcatttactaccttaatgcttgtttggatgatactatcttttataccttatatatgatcattcactttgtttggtgatgagtgcatatttTTCATTATTATCATTTTttagcgctccaccaagatgtatgtgacatggaagagtgacccatgatcctaacacattgtgcatttgcagtccaaagcaaattttaaataatgcacaaatttagggggagctcttgcttatcacatacttctcaaagccacaacgtatttcaatcttattatcatttgtcgaagctttgatcaatatgttgtcatcaattaccaaaaagggggagactgaaagtgcaactatccctgggtggttttggtaatgattaacaacatatagctcattgagctaatactatttcaagataaatatttcaggaaagctcaatgattggcatggcatggattagaaagtggacccctcaaaatgctaaggacaaaagattggctcaagcttcaaagttcaagactctacattttatttttagtgatccaagatcacattgagtccataggaaaagccaatactatcaaaagggggtgaggtgttgcttaatgagttacttgctcaaaatgcttagtgatatgctccaaaaaccctcaactactttctcatatccacatatgtcccaaaccaaaagtaaAACTCGGCCCCACTGAAACTTTTcatccggtgccaccgagttcatttgacatagccactgccagaaaccctagtcttttcggtctcaccgatagggatctcagtctcaccgaggtcccaccgagatgggattgcaaactctctgtttcccttcgtaacgtttcggtctaaccgagatgagcgatcggtcccaccgagtctgCAATGCAAAATctttgtttccttttcgtaacgcttcggtcccaccgagtttgcctgaccaactctctgtttgcttattaccaaaatcagtcccaccgagtttgagtaatcggtccaaccgagattacattatgccctaaccctaatgaaaccggtcccaccgagtggacatgtcggtcccaccgaaattgCCTAACGGTCACATATGTACTGAATCgatctgaccgagttttctgattcggtcccaccgagtttggtataatatgtgtaatggttagattttgtgtggaggctatatatacccccacccactcttcattcatggagagagccatcagaacatgcctacacttccaatatacattttctgagagagaaccacctacacttgtgttgagaccaagatatcccattccaaccacataaatcttcacctctagccttccccaagtttctttccactcaaatcgtctttctaccaaatccaatcctatgagagagagttgagtgttggggagactatcatttgaagcacaagagcaaggagttcatcatcaacacaccatctagtaccttttggagagtggtgtctcctagattggctaggtgtcacttgggagcctccgtcaagattgtgaagtttaaccaaggagtttgtacgggcaaggagatcgcctacttcgtgaagatctaccctagtgaggcaagtccttcgtgggcgatggccatggtgggatagacaaggttgcttcttcgtggacccttcgtggttggagccctccgtggactcgcgcaaccgttacccttcgtgggttgaagtctccatcaacgtggatgtacgatagcaccgcctatcggaaccacggataaaaaatctccgtgtctacattgcgtttgctccctccaaactcctccctttaccttcatatgcaattgttttacattccgctgctatactcttagaattgcatgtgtaggttgcttacttgatttgtgctaagttgctaaaatctgccaagacttaaaattgggaaaaggctagatttttatttggtcaagtagtctaatcacccccccctctagacatactttcgatcctacaaaaGGTGACATGAATATTATAAGCTTACAACCAAGTCTGCCTACAATTCAACGTAGTCCATACTAGATTTGTCGAAGAGATGAAGATCTCACAATCAAAGGATGGAGAAAAGTTATGAATGATCGTAGGGAACTACTTGGAGGCAACATGGTGTGCAACCCACAAATTGGGGACATGTGGATCTCTATTCTTCACAATGAAGATTTAGAGGCTATTCTggtttatgctattttaccttagagagAGTAGCAGATCCTAGCTAGTAGTCATCATGTGCTAAGAATAATTAGCTAGTGTTGGTTATGACTATGATGATGGGGAGGagttgttattatgatgatgatgagttatgtGCTAGAATGATGAGTTGTTATATGACTATGACGATGATCGGTGGACTTGTTATTacgatatgatgatgatgagttgttatgatgatgatgatgagtgaCCAAGTTCAAACTTGGTCACTTTAGATCcatccacttgaatctaatctgCTTTTCTTCCATCCAATggtataataactcatcatgatCATAGTGATATAACAATCTCCTAACTGCTACTGTATCAAAACTTATATAACAATATATAAATACAATATAAAACAAAAGAAATGAAATACATACGAATAATAGTAGCGCGGGGCAAAGGCGCACGCTTCTAGTACTTAGCAATAGCACTGGTTTGAACCCATGCAAGTGATAACTGACTTAGCAGTAGCGGAGGTAGGATAAGCGATACTGCTAAAAGTTAGTTATAGcgccctagcagtagcgcgggtatgcTACTGCTAGGCAAAAACCCcacgctactactagggttttccctggTAGTCTATGACTAAGAATTGCGATGAAATCTCTTGGAAACACCTCCTCGCGTACTAGTAGAAAAatgcccatttgtcccggttctagagggtctttagtcctggttctggaaccgggactaaagggtcggtactaaagcccccccccccttagtcccggttctgttacaaactgggactaaaggccctccatgCGGTCGCtgtctggagctccacctttagtcccggttggtaacaccaaccgggactaaaggaaattttacgattttttttaattttttcctggttttcaaatttctgaattattttataatttaatctctaatcaccccctcatcactgctcaatttaacctctaatatctaatcacccctcatcatttcaaatcatctaacttcccggccggtcacccatcctctcactactccagcctgagctcgcttaacttccgggttctattccccctcgtgtccaagtctgcacttgttgttttcctgacaatagtaagatgtcaatcctattaaccctcaggagtttagcttgatcatgaagtcacacgtttcactgtttgagtttgaaactattattctaaaaaacaataattatttagtaacactaatatttcttgaataagtagtttgaccacagtttgaccagatttgaccaagattcacaaaaactgaaataattatttagtaacactaatatttttgaataattatttagtaacactaatacttcttgaataagtagtttgaccagatttaaccaaaattcaaaaaaaactgaaatttgagcataactttttttccttatAAAATTTGAGGactctaaaaatttgcaaacaggcctaCGACCGTCAAAATTGGacgcggattttcgtgctgaacattttgatatattatactttttttcgacatcgtatgcaaaagttatagccgtttttactttttcataacacttctttgcaaaacatgtccaaatttaagttttttaattttcctaactagtagatgtactaatataactacatctcgaaggatCTTATTTTTtcaagtttttatcattttcttttgtttttttcaaaactgaaatggcgatacacGAGGGGGGGGAGGGGGTAGAGTTTGGGACAcacacccctttagtcccggtttgagacacgaacgggactaaaggtctcatttgaaccgggactaatgcctttagccgctcgaaccgggactaatgctcgcattagtcccggttcgtaatgcaaccgggactaatgtgtataTTGAGCTGTGACCAAagccatgttttctactagtggtgaTATCAATCTCTGCTTGAAGTAATACTCCAAAGACATTGGTAAAAAGGTTGCAATTGGGCTGAAGCAACAACGTTGTCACTCTTTCACCTGCACAAACATTACCAATAATGATTTTTAAAAGCGTCTTGAGTCGGCCATCCAAAAAAAGGAAAGCCTTGATCGATGATATGATCCCCTAAAAGTGCATGCCATCGAATCACTATCTTCGTCATGGTGTTCATAAAATATGGACaacgctaacgcccacacgtgtggtgggAGTCAAACCCGCCCACACGCCATATAACACACAGACTACGCCATGTCACCGCATGCATGTATGTGgaatttttttggattttcagtttttaaaatgttttatctcttaaataaAAAATCTgattgaagatccgttttcaccattaaatccctcgcgacgagatcttcgaaactagatctcatatcgaTATATTTTGGCGATTTTTTTATTAAAAGTTgccatgtctattgcacatgaattgccatgatatttacactgaagttgccatAATATGTTTCAGCAATTTTCTTTTACATTAAAAGTAAATTTTAACATATTATAAAACggggaattaagaaactagacttgccatgcaccataaactaaaattgccatgatacatgcacttaaaattgccatggttcatacaaaaaatTATTTTCATGGTTAAAGTACTGGAATTGCCATCATCAAAAAACTAAAATTGTCATgatctacaaactaaaattggcacatggcaattttagtttaagcactatggcaactatagtgtaaacatcatggcaacttctgggcaaaaaaaaatttcgtcgaaacatatcaacatggggtctagttttgaagatctcgtcgagacagatttaatggtgaaaacagatttttaattcgcttttttaattaggagataaaacatttttaagccaAAAACCAAAAAGATTGCTGCTGATGTCATCTATTCATACGTGGCAAAATGAGTGGTGATGGAGGCGCGTGGGCGATGtgcaaacgcccacacgtgtgggcgttagtttttCCGTAAAATATTTCACCTCCACGATAAATCAAACTAAAAGAAAAAAAGCTTGGCACAACAACTTAAACTTAATAGGTCCTAATAATCGGACCTGCGAGGACAGAAAACTCTATGACACCGTCAAAATAATGAAAGGAAATTTATTGTCATAAAACTCTATCTTAATCGCAAGCCGTTTACAAAGAATATATAGGTCTTGAAGATTTGAGATCTCCTATCTTTCCGCGCCAAAGATGACAGCCGGAAACGAATGAAACTAAATTTCTCAAATGTGGACGATGACACATAGCCATGGCGCTAAGGTGAGACGGCAGCGCACGGGGCCACGAGAAGTCCACGAAGGAGCAAAGCCCGTGCGCTTCGTAACCACCGAGGCGGCGAGTTAATTGACACACATCGCGGTCCCGTGCGCTTCTTCCTCCCCCAAATTTCCCCGCTCCCGCGCGCGCGATTCTTCCCCTTCCCCGCCAAATCCCGCGCCCCCGGCCCAAACCTCCCGCGACCAGCGGCTCGCTGGCCACCTTAAATCCCCCGGCACCTTCACCTTCGCCTCCCCTCCTCGCCGCTCGCCTCCCTgcagcccccagagcctcctcgGTCCACACCGCCGGCGGCCCCCCGGGAGCATGTCTCACCGGGAGAAGCCCGCGCCGGCGGCGGAAAGGGCGGATCGTCAAGccctagcgccgccgcctccgcgtcGCGTGCCGATGCTGCCGAGCTACTGGGTTCACCTTACCCCCGGCGGCAGCTATACACCGAATCCGCGGTGAGGATCCGAGCAATCCTCCATTCCATGGCTGTTTATAGATGGCGTTGTCGATCATGTCTAATGTAACCGTAGATGTAGTTATTGATCCACTGTAGATTAGATGCCACTGATCACATTCTGCTGACGAGAAGAGAAATTAGAACTGCATCAGAACGTAACAGCTGGTTGTGTTGCGTTCATCTGGCTCGTGCCTGCCTAACCATATCATCTCATCTGTACTTCTAGATGCCACTGTCGATCCGTGCTGACCGAATACGTTCTTTCCATCCACCATTAGTTGACTGTTCATTGTGCTGTGCTAGCAACATCAAGTAGTAATAGCTAGATTACCAAATGATACACGATGCCGATCTGTGTCAGTTATTACTTATTGCTCGTACCAAATGATAAACCATGCAGATGCATCTGGTTTTGATCTAGCAGACTGTGTGTACCATGTTCTCCTATCGCATCATTACTTTCTCCTGCCATCTTGCTCACAAAAATCATTACATATTTGAACCATGTGAGAAGTGACGAAGTATTAAGCCCGCATATGCATCCAATGAAGCTGACCAGCCGTAGCTATCTTCTTGCTAAGCACTGGAGTGCACCATGTCAGTAACTCCACGTCAGCTATGTGCTTAGTTGGTCCACGGATAACATGTTTGAAGAATTTGTGTGTAGAATATGTTTGAATTTTTTATATTCTTACTTGACTCATGTAGAAGACTTTGTAATGCATTACTCCACTAGGAACTGGGAATCCTTTGGACTTGTTAATCTCTTATTGTAACAATGGTTTGCTGCTGTTGATAGGCAAATGGAGTCAACCACTGAGTCATCTTGCTCTCTCACTGCTGTTGGTGGCTGGAGCAAAGTAGCAACCGACTGTCGAGTTGAGGTGACGTGACCCTAATTCCACATATTTTctctcatctctctctctctctctctctctctctcggtcCATGCTCATTATTTTCTGGCTCCTGCAGAACCTCTGTGCTGCCCGCAACCGCAACCAGTTTGAAGGAATGCGGAAGAAGGCTGTGGTGACCAGTGAGGACCGCATCAGCGAACTCCCGGATGTGCTCCTCCACCATGTGCTCTCCTTGTTGCCGGTGCATGAGGCCGTGCAGACATCTGTGCTGGCCCGCCGGTGGCGATACCTCTGGAAGCACATACCTGTCCTGCGCCTCCTAGGTCCCAACAAGAAGAGGTTCACCAGCGCGGAGGATTTTGACAAGTTCATGAACCATCTCATCTCCCTCCGTGGCCATTTACCTCTTGTCAGCTGCGAGATCCAAGCCTATCCAACCAATGATGATTATGCTGGTGAACCTGATGAACCCTTGCCAAACATATACTTTGATTCGTGGATCCAATATGCTCTATTGTGCAAGGTTCAGGTGCTCAAAATCATCGGTGATGATGTGGGAGCGGAAACTGAGCTCATCGTGCCTCTCATCTCCCAGCACCTGAGGAGCCTGGAAGTTCATCATGTTCTGGTGGAAAAGGATTTTGTTGATTTCTCAAGCTGTCCAATGTTAGAAGAACTGAAGATGCAGCACTGTGGCCTTTGG
The sequence above is a segment of the Aegilops tauschii subsp. strangulata cultivar AL8/78 chromosome 6, Aet v6.0, whole genome shotgun sequence genome. Coding sequences within it:
- the LOC109731602 gene encoding putative FBD-associated F-box protein At5g56440: MSHREKPAPAAERADRQALAPPPPRRVPMLPSYWVHLTPGGSYTPNPRQMESTTESSCSLTAVGGWSKVATDCRVENLCAARNRNQFEGMRKKAVVTSEDRISELPDVLLHHVLSLLPVHEAVQTSVLARRWRYLWKHIPVLRLLGPNKKRFTSAEDFDKFMNHLISLRGHLPLVSCEIQAYPTNDDYAGEPDEPLPNIYFDSWIQYALLCKVQVLKIIGDDVGAETELIVPLISQHLRSLEVHHVLVEKDFVDFSSCPMLEELKMQHCGLWVRKMSFPSLKRLWLTECNFPEAYRVCISAPSLVSLCLHDSGGKTPLLESMPLLDTVSLDLSGRCKDKCRGSGGDPSCEGCHGYPAGSYRSVLLNTLSNAVNLELKDQPEVYIYKRDLECCPIFGRLKTLLLDMWCRATDLHALVRILQHTPVLEKLTLQLRSDWNLLSAARGERKHVRIEQSFSCVHLKEVSIECEEKLRVKDKVNQIVKIMTRNGVLTENISFKKIPRPEVYRLVCVSPRAFDPYWSGED